Proteins from one Streptomyces sp. NBC_00289 genomic window:
- a CDS encoding protein-tyrosine-phosphatase, whose amino-acid sequence MTAPDAGRGIGNGEETGNLFEQGLPRDSFRILHVSTGNVCRSPITERLTRHALADRLGDPLWGGLIVESAGTWGHEGASMEANAETVLAEFGADPSGFTGRELLDEHVIRADLVLTATRDHRAQVISMGHSAGLRTFTLKEFTRLVRAIDTATLPPLEDGVVARARALVRAAAALRGWLLAPTAEADEVFDPYGAPLPFFRSIGDEIHQALDPVVTALTGVPAKT is encoded by the coding sequence TTGACAGCCCCTGACGCGGGGCGTGGCATAGGCAACGGGGAAGAGACGGGAAACCTGTTCGAACAAGGCCTTCCCCGCGACAGCTTCCGCATCCTCCACGTCAGCACCGGCAACGTGTGCCGCTCGCCGATCACCGAGCGGCTGACCCGCCATGCCCTGGCGGACCGGCTCGGCGACCCCCTGTGGGGCGGGCTGATCGTGGAGAGCGCGGGCACCTGGGGCCACGAGGGCGCCTCCATGGAGGCCAACGCGGAGACCGTGCTGGCCGAATTCGGCGCGGACCCCTCCGGGTTCACCGGCCGGGAGCTGCTCGACGAGCACGTGATCAGGGCCGACCTGGTGCTGACCGCCACCCGCGACCACCGCGCCCAGGTGATCTCCATGGGTCACTCGGCGGGTCTGCGCACCTTCACCCTGAAGGAGTTCACCCGCCTGGTGCGGGCGATAGACACCGCGACCCTGCCCCCGCTGGAGGACGGCGTGGTCGCACGCGCGCGTGCGCTGGTGCGCGCGGCGGCGGCGCTGCGCGGCTGGCTGCTGGCCCCCACCGCGGAGGCGGACGAGGTCTTCGACCCGTACGGGGCGCCGTTGCCGTTCTTCCGGTCGATCGGGGACGAGATACACCAGGCGCTGGACCCCGTGGTGACGGCGCTCACGGGCGTCCCCGCCAAGACGTAG
- the atpB gene encoding F0F1 ATP synthase subunit A, with protein sequence MSADPTQVLAFETDCHIFDGCGFPAPGLHSFLFEPLWGDGDSNVYFNKTMLLALLGSIIIVGFFWAAFRKPKVVPGKLQMVAEAGYDFVRRGVVYETIGKKEGEKYVPLVVSLFFFIWMMNLWSIIPIAQFPVTAIISYPAVLAAIVYVLWVSLTFKRHGFVGAFKNFTGYDKSLGPVLPLAMFIEFLSNLIVRPFTHAVRLFANMFAGHTLLLLFTIASWYLLNGIGIAYAGVSFIMVIVMTAFELFIQALQAYVFVLLTCTFIQGALAEHH encoded by the coding sequence GTGAGTGCTGACCCGACGCAGGTGCTCGCCTTCGAGACCGACTGCCACATCTTCGACGGCTGTGGCTTCCCGGCTCCCGGCCTGCACTCGTTCCTGTTCGAGCCCCTCTGGGGCGACGGTGACAGCAACGTGTACTTCAACAAGACGATGCTGCTGGCGCTGCTCGGCTCGATCATCATCGTCGGCTTCTTCTGGGCGGCCTTCCGCAAGCCGAAGGTGGTCCCGGGCAAGCTCCAGATGGTCGCGGAGGCGGGCTACGACTTCGTCCGCCGCGGTGTCGTCTACGAGACCATCGGCAAGAAGGAGGGCGAGAAGTACGTCCCGCTGGTCGTCTCGCTGTTCTTCTTCATCTGGATGATGAACCTCTGGTCGATCATTCCGATCGCCCAGTTCCCGGTGACGGCGATCATCTCCTACCCGGCCGTTCTGGCGGCGATCGTGTACGTGCTGTGGGTCTCGCTGACCTTCAAGCGGCACGGCTTCGTCGGCGCCTTCAAGAACTTCACCGGCTACGACAAGTCGCTGGGCCCGGTTCTCCCGCTGGCCATGTTCATCGAGTTCCTGTCGAACCTGATCGTCCGGCCCTTCACGCACGCGGTGCGACTCTTCGCGAACATGTTCGCGGGTCACACGCTGCTGCTGCTGTTCACGATCGCCAGCTGGTACCTGCTCAACGGCATCGGGATCGCCTACGCGGGTGTCTCGTTCATCATGGTGATCGTCATGACGGCCTTCGAGCTGTTCATCCAGGCCCTGCAGGCCTACGTCTTCGTACTGCTGACCTGCACCTTCATCCAGGGCGCGCTGGCCGAGCACCACTGA
- a CDS encoding F0F1 ATP synthase subunit delta yields MTAHGASREALAAARERLDALTDSTSVDAAQLSEELAAVTALLHREVSLRRVLTDPAQPGEAKAELVRRILGDQVGGTTVDLVSGLVRSRWSQSRDLVDALEELADTADLTAAQKSGELDDVEDELFRFGRIVSSNTGLRSALTDRKATAAAKTELLHRLLGGRAKPTTERLVTRLVTAPRGRSLEAGLESLSKLAAERRNRLVAVVTSAVPLSDAQKQRLGAALAKLYGHPMHLNIDVDPEVLGGIRVQVGDEVINGSIADRIEDAGRRLAS; encoded by the coding sequence ATGACTGCGCACGGAGCCAGCCGCGAGGCACTCGCAGCAGCCCGTGAGCGTCTCGACGCGCTGACGGACAGCACGTCCGTGGACGCGGCCCAGCTCTCCGAGGAGCTGGCCGCCGTCACCGCGCTGCTCCACCGCGAGGTGTCGCTGCGTCGGGTCCTCACCGACCCGGCGCAGCCCGGCGAGGCCAAGGCCGAGCTGGTGCGGCGCATCCTCGGCGATCAGGTCGGCGGCACGACCGTCGACCTGGTGTCCGGCCTGGTGCGCTCGCGCTGGTCGCAGTCGCGTGACCTGGTGGACGCGCTGGAGGAGCTGGCGGACACCGCCGACCTCACCGCGGCGCAGAAGTCGGGCGAGCTCGACGACGTCGAGGACGAACTGTTCCGCTTCGGCCGGATCGTCTCCTCGAACACCGGGCTGCGCTCCGCGCTGACCGACCGCAAGGCCACCGCCGCGGCCAAGACCGAGCTGCTGCACCGGCTGCTCGGCGGCCGCGCGAAGCCGACCACCGAGCGTCTGGTGACGCGTCTTGTGACCGCGCCGCGGGGACGTAGCCTGGAAGCGGGACTGGAGTCCCTGTCCAAGCTCGCCGCCGAGCGCCGGAACCGCCTGGTGGCTGTCGTCACCTCGGCCGTTCCGCTGAGTGACGCGCAGAAGCAGCGCCTGGGTGCCGCCCTGGCGAAGCTCTACGGCCACCCGATGCACCTCAACATCGACGTGGACCCCGAGGTCCTCGGCGGGATCCGGGTGCAGGTCGGCGACGAGGTCATCAACGGCTCCATCGCGGACCGCATCGAGGACGCCGGCCGCCGCCTGGCGAGCTGA
- the glyA gene encoding serine hydroxymethyltransferase, with protein MSVTHTLEADVLRRQDPELAEILLGELDRQSTTLQLVAAENFSSPAVLAALGSPLANKYAEGYPGARYHGGCEIVDVAERLAVERAKALFGAAHANVQSHSGSSAVLAAYAALLRPGDTVLALGLPYGGHLTHGSPANFSGRWFDFVGYGVDAETGLIDYDQVRTLARGHRPKAIVCGSIAYPRHIDYARFREVADEVGAYLIADAAHPMGLVAGGAAPNPVPYADIVCATTHKVLRGPRGGMVLCGSELAERVDRAVFPFTQGGAQMHTIAAKAVAFGEAATPAFGAYAHQVVANARVLAAGLAAEGLVVTTGGTDTHLITADPAPLGVDGRTARGRLIAAGMVLDCCALPHGDARGLRLGTAAVTTQGMGQQEMARIAAWFGGVLRGEAETPSVREEVRELVGGFPPYPG; from the coding sequence ATGTCGGTCACCCATACCCTCGAGGCCGATGTCCTGCGGCGGCAGGACCCCGAGCTGGCCGAGATCCTGCTCGGCGAACTCGACCGGCAGTCGACGACGCTCCAGCTCGTCGCCGCCGAGAACTTCAGTTCGCCGGCCGTGCTGGCCGCCCTCGGCTCGCCGCTCGCCAACAAGTACGCCGAGGGATATCCGGGCGCCCGGTACCACGGCGGCTGCGAGATCGTCGACGTGGCCGAACGCCTCGCCGTGGAGCGGGCCAAGGCGCTGTTCGGGGCCGCGCACGCCAACGTGCAGTCCCACTCCGGTTCCTCCGCGGTGCTCGCCGCGTACGCCGCGCTGCTCCGGCCCGGCGACACCGTCCTCGCCCTGGGCCTGCCGTACGGCGGTCATCTCACCCACGGCTCGCCCGCCAACTTCTCCGGCCGCTGGTTCGACTTCGTCGGGTACGGCGTCGACGCGGAGACCGGCCTGATCGACTACGACCAGGTGCGCACCCTGGCCCGCGGCCACCGGCCCAAGGCGATCGTGTGCGGCTCCATCGCCTACCCGCGGCACATCGACTACGCCCGCTTCCGGGAGGTGGCCGACGAGGTCGGCGCGTACCTCATCGCGGACGCCGCCCACCCGATGGGGCTGGTCGCGGGGGGAGCGGCGCCGAATCCGGTGCCGTACGCCGACATCGTGTGCGCCACCACCCACAAGGTGCTGCGCGGGCCGCGCGGCGGGATGGTCCTGTGCGGGTCGGAGCTCGCCGAGCGCGTCGACCGGGCCGTCTTCCCGTTCACGCAGGGCGGCGCGCAGATGCACACCATCGCCGCCAAGGCCGTCGCGTTCGGCGAGGCGGCGACTCCGGCGTTCGGCGCGTACGCCCATCAGGTGGTCGCCAACGCGCGGGTGCTCGCGGCGGGGCTGGCCGCCGAGGGGCTGGTCGTCACCACCGGAGGCACCGACACCCATCTGATCACCGCCGATCCCGCCCCCCTCGGCGTCGACGGACGGACCGCCCGCGGGCGGCTGATCGCCGCCGGGATGGTCCTGGACTGCTGTGCGCTGCCCCACGGCGACGCCCGTGGCCTGCGGCTGGGCACCGCCGCGGTGACCACGCAGGGCATGGGGCAGCAGGAGATGGCGCGGATCGCCGCGTGGTTCGGGGGCGTGCTGCGGGGGGAGGCGGAGACACCGAGCGTCCGTGAAGAAGTGCGGGAGCTGGTCGGCGGATTTCCGCCGTATCCCGGCTGA
- the atpE gene encoding ATP synthase F0 subunit C — MSQTLAAVSGSLGSIGYGLAAIGPGVGVGIIFGNGTQALARQPEAAGLIRANQILGFAFCEALALIGLVMPFVYGV; from the coding sequence ATGTCCCAGACCCTTGCCGCTGTCTCCGGCTCGCTCGGCTCGATCGGTTACGGCCTTGCTGCCATCGGCCCCGGCGTCGGCGTCGGCATCATCTTCGGTAACGGCACCCAGGCGCTCGCCCGCCAGCCTGAGGCCGCCGGTCTGATCCGCGCCAACCAGATCCTCGGCTTCGCCTTCTGTGAGGCGCTCGCCCTCATCGGCCTGGTCATGCCGTTCGTCTACGGCGTCTGA
- a CDS encoding L-threonylcarbamoyladenylate synthase, translating to MARRYDTNDATDRVTGLREAASAVRRGELVVLPTDTVYGIGADAFSSEAVSDLLEAKGRGRNMPTPVLIGSPNTLHGLVTDFSELAWELVDAFWPGALTLVAKHQPSLQWDLGDTRGTVAVRMPLHPVAIELLTEFGPLAVSSANLTGHPAPEDCDAAQEMLGDSVSVYLDGGPTPGNVPSSIVDVTREVPLLLRAGAISAEELRKVVPDLEVAN from the coding sequence GTGGCACGGCGATACGACACCAACGACGCGACCGACCGCGTGACCGGTCTGCGCGAGGCCGCCTCAGCCGTCCGTCGTGGCGAACTCGTGGTGCTGCCCACCGACACGGTGTACGGCATCGGTGCCGACGCGTTCTCCTCCGAAGCGGTGTCCGACCTGCTGGAGGCCAAGGGCCGGGGGCGCAACATGCCCACGCCCGTCCTCATCGGTTCTCCGAACACGCTGCACGGCCTGGTCACGGACTTCTCCGAGCTGGCCTGGGAGCTCGTCGACGCGTTCTGGCCGGGCGCGCTCACGCTCGTCGCCAAGCACCAGCCGTCGCTGCAGTGGGACCTGGGGGACACCCGGGGCACGGTTGCCGTGCGCATGCCGCTGCACCCGGTCGCCATCGAACTGCTGACCGAGTTCGGGCCGCTGGCCGTGTCCTCGGCGAACCTCACGGGCCACCCGGCGCCGGAGGACTGCGACGCCGCGCAGGAGATGCTCGGCGACTCCGTCTCCGTCTACCTGGACGGCGGCCCCACCCCCGGCAACGTCCCGTCCTCGATCGTCGACGTCACCCGTGAGGTGCCGCTGCTGCTGCGCGCGGGCGCGATCTCCGCGGAGGAGCTGCGCAAGGTCGTACCCGACCTCGAGGTGGCGAATTGA
- a CDS encoding F0F1 ATP synthase subunit B, protein MSQLLNIAAEEMENPLIPPIPELVIGFIAFVIVFGFLAKKLLPTINKVLEERREAIEGGIEKAEAAQTEAQSVLEQYKAQLAEARHEAARLRQEAQEQGATLIAEMRAEGQRQREEIVAAGHAQIEADRKAASSALRQDVGKLATELAGKLVGESLEDHARQSRVIDRFLGELEEKAEAAR, encoded by the coding sequence ATGAGCCAGCTGCTCAATATCGCGGCTGAGGAGATGGAAAATCCCCTCATCCCGCCGATCCCCGAGCTCGTCATCGGCTTCATCGCCTTCGTCATCGTCTTCGGCTTCCTCGCCAAGAAGCTCCTCCCGACCATCAACAAGGTTCTGGAAGAGCGGCGCGAGGCCATCGAGGGCGGTATCGAGAAGGCCGAGGCCGCGCAGACCGAGGCCCAGAGCGTCCTCGAGCAGTACAAGGCCCAGCTCGCCGAGGCCCGTCACGAGGCCGCGCGGCTGCGCCAGGAGGCGCAGGAGCAGGGTGCCACGCTCATCGCGGAGATGCGCGCGGAAGGACAGCGGCAGCGCGAGGAGATCGTCGCCGCCGGTCACGCCCAGATCGAGGCCGACCGCAAGGCCGCCTCGTCCGCGCTGCGCCAGGACGTCGGCAAGCTCGCCACCGAGCTGGCCGGCAAGCTCGTCGGCGAGTCCCTCGAGGACCACGCCCGGCAGAGCCGCGTCATCGACCGCTTCCTCGGCGAGCTCGAGGAGAAGGCCGAGGCGGCTCGATGA
- a CDS encoding MraY family glycosyltransferase encodes MREYLLTLCVTAAVTYLLTGPVRKFAIVAGAMPEIRARDVHREPTPRLGGIAMFFGLCAGLLVADHLTNLNEVFEKSNEPRALLSGAALIWLIGVLDDKFEIDALIKLGGQMIAAGVMVMQGLTILWLPIPGIGSVALTQWQGTLLTVALVVITINAVNFVDGLDGLASGMVCIAAAAFFLYAYRIWYSYGVEAAAPATLFAAILMGMCLGFLPHNMHPARVFMGDSGSMLIGLVLAAGAISVTGQVDPDALKLFAGSEKAAVHQTVPVYIPLLLPLTIIAVPAADLVLAIVRRTWRGQSPFAADRGHLHHRLLEIGHSHSRAVLIMYFWSALIAFGALAYSVNSGAMWSVLGVAALSAIGLLLLLLPRFTPRTPRWAEAFVPPRYRRRRAAAAAAGSVESAPTGEEQRTPVTVGVSGVNGATAVGPRQSVPDRGKAESSR; translated from the coding sequence GTGCGTGAATACCTGCTGACGCTCTGCGTCACGGCCGCGGTGACGTATCTGCTGACAGGGCCGGTGCGGAAGTTCGCGATCGTGGCCGGAGCGATGCCGGAGATCCGGGCACGTGACGTGCACCGGGAGCCCACTCCGCGGCTCGGCGGGATCGCCATGTTCTTCGGCCTGTGCGCGGGCCTGCTGGTCGCGGACCACCTGACCAACCTCAACGAGGTGTTCGAGAAGTCCAACGAACCGCGGGCCCTGCTCTCCGGGGCCGCCCTGATCTGGCTGATCGGCGTCCTTGACGACAAGTTCGAGATCGACGCCCTGATCAAGCTCGGCGGCCAGATGATCGCCGCCGGCGTCATGGTCATGCAGGGTCTGACCATCCTGTGGCTGCCGATCCCGGGCATCGGCTCGGTCGCGCTGACCCAGTGGCAGGGCACCCTGCTGACGGTCGCGCTCGTGGTCATCACCATCAACGCGGTCAACTTCGTCGACGGCCTCGACGGCCTCGCCTCCGGCATGGTGTGCATCGCGGCCGCCGCGTTCTTCCTCTACGCCTACCGGATCTGGTACTCGTACGGCGTCGAGGCCGCCGCCCCGGCCACGCTGTTCGCGGCGATCCTGATGGGCATGTGCCTCGGCTTCCTGCCGCACAACATGCATCCCGCGCGGGTGTTCATGGGCGACTCCGGCTCGATGCTGATCGGGCTGGTCCTCGCCGCGGGCGCGATCTCCGTGACCGGACAGGTCGACCCGGACGCGCTCAAGCTGTTCGCCGGGTCGGAGAAGGCGGCCGTGCACCAGACGGTCCCCGTCTACATCCCGCTGCTGCTGCCGCTGACGATCATCGCCGTGCCGGCCGCCGACCTGGTGCTGGCCATCGTGCGCCGCACCTGGCGCGGCCAGTCGCCGTTCGCTGCCGACCGCGGCCACCTGCACCACCGGTTGCTGGAGATCGGGCACTCGCACAGCAGGGCGGTGCTGATCATGTACTTCTGGTCGGCGCTGATCGCCTTCGGCGCGCTCGCCTACTCCGTCAACTCCGGGGCCATGTGGAGCGTGCTCGGTGTGGCGGCGCTCAGCGCGATCGGGCTGCTCCTGCTTCTGCTGCCCCGCTTCACCCCGCGGACCCCGCGCTGGGCCGAGGCCTTCGTGCCGCCCCGCTACCGCCGGCGCCGCGCCGCCGCGGCGGCGGCCGGGTCGGTGGAGTCCGCTCCGACTGGGGAGGAACAGCGCACTCCGGTCACGGTCGGCGTCTCGGGAGTCAACGGGGCGACCGCCGTCGGCCCCCGGCAAAGCGTTCCGGACCGGGGGAAAGCGGAGTCGTCGCGCTGA